The Aedes albopictus strain Foshan chromosome 2, AalbF5, whole genome shotgun sequence region cattacgacgcttaagagtccCTACTAGGAacttcctagtatggaattacaatgtagtacccgaatgatcaatttcaccccgctgatcaatttgaccccggtttacggtacttttaCCTTTTATCTCAATCAAAGCTATATCATGTTACGATCGTCAGTATTTGAACTCTACCCGGGTTGTAATTAAATTATGAAGATAATAATAGACTCAAACAGATATGTATAGCTacttatacactgtggtgcataattgatcggacaaacgtcgattttcatacaaagtaCGAAATGTTCTCGTTCACAGGTTTGAgtgtggcaaggcgttcaaaatgtgcaaaagtgatcggacagcggtacccctttgatttacacgcgtgccgctatcCGATCACTTCTGCACATTTTGAACACCTTACCACggccaaacctgtgaacgaaaacattttgacgtAGTGTTGTGGAGTTTCGACCTAAGCAGAAGAAATGGCTTACAGTCGTCTCGGCTAGCACAAAATCAAACGCCAACTAATGATCAGATTACGGTTTCATAACCAAGCCATGTATTCAATCAGATTCCTGCACTGACCCTATTCTGCCTAACTGGTTTCTTTCTTAATACTAAAACATTGTTTTGCTTAACTTGCTACTCACGGACCGGCTGATGCTGACATGGGCCATTCCCGACGATCGGACGGCTCTTAGTTTGGACGACGACGAGATCGCATCTCGCTACGCTGCACACCGGCTTTTCCGGACGCGTCAGGTGGTGGCCACTCAATCTTGGCGAGTGTTTACTTGTCGGCAGCTTACCCGTCGGAGTACTGTCTGCGAAAGTCCAAAAGACAAAAGAAAAGGCCCTGCGGAAATCCGCCCGTGTTAACCCCAGATCGTTTTGTTGCAGCAATTAGACTTACTTTCTATGAAAGGCCTTTTCTCGAGACGGTTCAGTTGAAGCGATGCGTTTGGCACCGCGCACGGATAACAGGGTGATCCGATCGATTCCGTTGAGTGACCAAGAGCCGGAGCGTTCTAAGGATTATCGAAGCATGATTATAAACTCGTATGTCGGCTTCTTGCACTTCTACTCACCCTACGGATACGTGCAGGCCAAGGAATCAGCGCTTCGAAACGATGTGGGTTGCCAGTTCGCCAGTGGGTG contains the following coding sequences:
- the LOC134287196 gene encoding uncharacterized protein LOC134287196 — encoded protein: MQKGLTPHLTTQEERVSHHPVRGSGSARLTAHDGVVSESGPSHTHREFTEENGCPGSDLNKDRTICTHWRTGNPHRFEALIPWPARIRRNAPALGHSTESIGSPCYPCAVPNASLQLNRLEKRPFIESKSNCCNKTIWG